A window of Sphingobacterium kitahiroshimense genomic DNA:
CCTGCTTTATTAGAAGCACTAGGAGTAGAAACAATTTATAAAATTCATTGTGAGCCTGATGGTAAATTTCAACATAACCCTGAACCGCTAAAAGAAAATCTTACAGATCTTTCTAAGGCAGTATTGGAAAATGGAGCTGATTTAGGTATTGCAGTAGATCCAGATGTTGACCGTTTGGTTTTCATGATGGAAGATGGTGATTTATTTGGTGAAGAATATACCTTGGTAGCAGTATCAGATTATATTTTGCAACATACAAAAGGAAATACAGTTTCGAATTTATCTTCAACAAGAGCATTGCGCGATGTAACTGTTAAACATGGAGGTCAATATTTTGCGGCCGCAGTTGGTGAAGTGAATGTAGTGACAAAAATGAAAGAAGTGAATGCCGTTATCGGTGGAGAGGGTAATGGCGGTGTAATTTACCCGGCATCACACTACGGTCGCGATTCACTGGTTGGTGTAGCAATATTTTTAACACATTTAGCAAAGTTGGGTAAAAAGGTATCTGCATATAGAGCCGAATTGCCGCAATACTTTATGTCTAAGAATAAAATCACATTAACTCCAGAATTGGACATTGATGATCTTTTAGCAAAAATGGAAGCAAAATATAAGCATGAAGAGCATTCAACTATTGATGGATTGAAGATTGATTTTGAAAATGAGTGGGTTCACTTACGCAAATCAAATACAGAGCCGATTATTCGTATCTATTCTGAAGGTCCTACAGCTGAAGCCGCAGAAGCAATTGCACAAAAAATAATAGCTGAGATCGAAGAAATTATTAAGTAATTTTTAAGATTATTTTATTTTTAAAGCCTCCAGAAACTCATGCTTCTGGAGGCTTAGTTTTTGATACTATTCCTACCTATTATCTGTCTTTATTTATTAAAGGTGTATAATTTTTTATAAGATAGGAAAGAGTTTATTGATCGAAATATCCTGTTTTAAGCCACTTGTTCCTAATGATACACAAAATTCTGTATCTGTAAATTTAACTCTTTAAATGAGCTGAAACGGATCTACTTTCGAGTTTTTTAGGGTTTGCTCGCTTAAATCAGTTTTTTATAAGTATTAACGAAATATGCCCTAAAAGTATTTCACTTTTAGGGCATATCTGCATCTTATTTTTATAAGTTGCTTTTACGTCTGTTTTATATTAATCTGTCAGCGTAGAGATATCCATATCTGGCTTTGGAAGATTAAGTTGTTGAATTTCTTTTTTGCACTTATCAACCATTTCTTGTGTCATTTCGTATGTATAATTACCATAATCATCATAAGTAAATTTTCCAACATGGAAGAAGCCATACAGATCAAAGAAATCTGTGAGATCAAGTTTTGCGACCTGAGATGCTGTTTTTACAAAATTCAATTGGTGTACAGCAGGGTTGTTTCCACGATCGCCCATTACTTGACCGCCACCGCGTCTGCTTCTACGTTCAGGATTCTGTTTGCGG
This region includes:
- the glmM gene encoding phosphoglucosamine mutase; this translates as MTLIKSISGIRGTIGGRSGEGLTPIDIVKFTAAYGKIIVNQTGINKIVVGRDARVSGEMVSNLVIGTLQSIGVDVIDLGLSTTPTVEIAVPKENAGGGIILTASHNPGQWNALKLLNAKGEFINDAEGKQVLALGESLDFDFSEFEDLGTVHKDTSYMQKHIDEVLALDLVDVEAVKNANFKIAVDAVNSTGGLFIPALLEALGVETIYKIHCEPDGKFQHNPEPLKENLTDLSKAVLENGADLGIAVDPDVDRLVFMMEDGDLFGEEYTLVAVSDYILQHTKGNTVSNLSSTRALRDVTVKHGGQYFAAAVGEVNVVTKMKEVNAVIGGEGNGGVIYPASHYGRDSLVGVAIFLTHLAKLGKKVSAYRAELPQYFMSKNKITLTPELDIDDLLAKMEAKYKHEEHSTIDGLKIDFENEWVHLRKSNTEPIIRIYSEGPTAEAAEAIAQKIIAEIEEIIK